Genomic DNA from Thermotoga petrophila RKU-1:
AAGAGCTGGGGCCGTACGATTGGACCGCTGTGCTCGCTTTTTCGAACCTTACCGTGATTCCAACTCTCATAATATTCCTGCTGTTCCAGAGATGGTTTATGAGGGGTATCATGACTGGTGGATTGAAATATTGATCGGTTGAGTAACGATAAGAGATCAGTTGTAACTGGTTGTAATTGAAAGATTTCGCAAGATAATCACCTGTGATTCTTCATGAAAACCATAATTCAACAATAATTTCTATTTTCTATGTACCAGATTGGTTGTATGAAAGATCATATTATGATAAATTTATGATCGATAAAGAACAAAAAAAGAGGTGACAAAATGATACAGGCCTGTGATCTTCGCTGTGAATATTTGACGTCTCCTGTCCTTGGACTCGATGTGATTCCTCGATTTTCTTGGAGATTAAAGGGTAATGGAAAGAAACAAACACGATACAAAATTATCGTTTCGGACAATTTCGATGATATCGAAAGAGGAATAGGAAATGTGTGGGAGAGCGAAAAAGATTCTTCAAAAAACCTGAACATAGAATATGAAGGGCCAAAATTGAAAGCTTACAAGGGCTACTATTGGCGCGTGAAACTTTGGGATGAAAAAGAAAATGGACCGTGGAGTGAGACAGCTTACTTCGAAATGGGCCCTTTAGAGGATTGGAGAGGAAAATGGATAACCATGCCTTCTCCGCTCTCTTTTAAGGATCCAGCCCATCGCCATGAACTCTTCTACGCTATGTACTTTCGAAAGGAGTTTCTCTTAAACAAAGAGGTAGAAAAAGCACGGGTTTATGTGAGCGGGCTGGGAGTCTATGAACTCCATTTGAACGGAAAAAGAGTGGGAAACAATGTTCTCGATCCTGCACCAACGGATTACAACAAGGTAGCACTCTATTCAACATACGATGTCACACAATATCTAACAACGGGAAAAAATACAATAGGTGTGATTCTTGGTAACGGCCGCCATATCAGAGATTATGGGTATTCAAAACCAAAACTTTATCTTCAACTGCTTGTGTTCTACAAAGATGGATCGCGGGAATTCATTTGCTCCGACGAAACATGGAAGGTTTCACATGGACCTCTGAAGGAAAATGGCATCTATTTTGGCGAAGTCTACGATGCCCGCGACGAAATATCTGGATGGGATTCACCCGGTTTCGACGATAGGAACTGGTCAGAAGTAGAAATCGTAGAAGGTCCTTCTCTGAAAGCACAACTGATTCCTGTCATACGTGTTTGTGAGGTTATTAAACCAAAGAGGTTGTGGTTGTCTTCCAGAGGAACTTTCATAGTTGATTTTGGCAAAAATATTTCCGGGTGGGTGAAGCTGAGAGTAAATAACGGTAAAAGAGGGGAGAAAATTATCATACGCTATGCGGAAGTACTGGATCCCTCCATGGATCGGCTGGATACGAGAAATCTTCGTCTAGCACGTGCTACAGACGAATACATTCTGAAGGGACAGGGAGTGGAAATCTACGAACCAAGATTCACATACCATGGGTTTCGTTATGTCGAAGTGGAAGACTATCCTGGCACTTTAACCTCCGATAACATAGAAGCAATGTTTGTCCACACAGATGTTGAAAAAGTTGGAGATTTTGCCTGCTCGAGTGAACTTTTGAACAAAATCCACTCATGTGTTGTGAACAGTCAGTTAGCTAACCTGATGGGAATTCC
This window encodes:
- a CDS encoding alpha-L-rhamnosidase yields the protein MIQACDLRCEYLTSPVLGLDVIPRFSWRLKGNGKKQTRYKIIVSDNFDDIERGIGNVWESEKDSSKNLNIEYEGPKLKAYKGYYWRVKLWDEKENGPWSETAYFEMGPLEDWRGKWITMPSPLSFKDPAHRHELFYAMYFRKEFLLNKEVEKARVYVSGLGVYELHLNGKRVGNNVLDPAPTDYNKVALYSTYDVTQYLTTGKNTIGVILGNGRHIRDYGYSKPKLYLQLLVFYKDGSREFICSDETWKVSHGPLKENGIYFGEVYDARDEISGWDSPGFDDRNWSEVEIVEGPSLKAQLIPVIRVCEVIKPKRLWLSSRGTFIVDFGKNISGWVKLRVNNGKRGEKIIIRYAEVLDPSMDRLDTRNLRLARATDEYILKGQGVEIYEPRFTYHGFRYVEVEDYPGTLTSDNIEAMFVHTDVEKVGDFACSSELLNKIHSCVVNSQLANLMGIPTDCPQRDERMGWLGDAQLTVEEAMYNFDMAAFYTKYLMDIKLSQKEDGSISDVAPPYWKRYPSDPAWGTAYATILWYLYFFYEDRRVLEEHYDSLKRYVEFLRKNSPNHLTKLGQHGDWCPPGDKFPKRTPLILTSTWYYYHDTLILSEIAKILGKKEDEHEYRKLAGEIKEAFNRHFLRKVEDHTGRIVCFYRGIKLSPKDRIPTTQTCNVLPLWNKMVPEECREDVFKVLERLIEVDNDTHFDTGIVGTRYILEVLSENGRKDLALKLLLKEDYPSFGYMIKNGATTLWERWEKLEGTGMNSHNHVMLGSVDTWFYKYLSGIKPVAPGWKKIRIEPYFADQIDFVSAKIKTPNGSLEVSWKKQNKEYEIQIIIPVNTVGIFAVPESFKVSAINSKQVSYPSEFELEPGAYNIVLERVREC